Part of the Halomarina litorea genome is shown below.
CGTACCGGACGGGGAGCGACCCCGGCCCGGACTGCCCCTCGCTCGGCTTCTCGGGGAGCGGGGTGTCGCCGAACGCCACCGCGAGTTCCACCCGCTGGGCATGCATGAACGGGGTCCAGTAGTCGCCGCCGGTCTTGTGTCGGCGCCACGCCGTCGTCGTCCGCTCGGCGTAGCGCTCGGACATGCCCACCACCTCCGCCCGCCGGGCGAGAGCGTCCCGGACCGGCGACCAGTCGGCCTCGGCGATGGTCTCGCTGTCGATGATGCCCGCCCCGTCGACGTGGTCGCGCTCGACGGCGTCTTTCGCCCAGAGGGCGTCGACGTAGGACTCAGCGGCCGTCCGCGCCGTCGACTCGTCGAGGTCCCGGAACTGACGCGCGTCCACGAAGTGGAAGGCCGCGACGGTCCCCTCCCTGTCGTCGTCGTCGTGCAGCATGAAGCCCGCACAGACCTGCTCTGCCATCCGGCGGGCCGTGCACCGCTTCCCGGACGTCCCGGACGACCCGTCCGTCGATTCCTCGCCAGCCCCGCCGAGGATACCGTCCAGTCGGTTCCCCGGGGAATCAGTTCGCCTGGTCATTCGTCCCCCCTCCACGTGCCTGCGAGCGTGTCGCCCCCACACGTCGGGACGACCCAGTCCCGGCCCGGCCCTCGACGCCGGCGCTGTCTATGGGTTCGTGGTCGGCGCTCTCCCCGCTGACCTCGTCCGGTCCCGACGGGGACGACCGCTCGGTGTGGATAGATATCTCTGTTCCGGGGGTGAGAGCACATAACCCCTGCGTTCCCGAGAGCCGTGGCCACGACGGCGTCGATACCCGGCGTCGCGGGACCCGGTGCCGCCACCGTCATCGTGGTCAGTCCGCCGTCGCCGACTGTTCTCGACCGTAGATGTCCGCCAGCTGGTCGTTGTACCGGTCGAGGATGTTCCGGCGTTTCTTCTTCATCGACGGGGTCATCAGGTCGTTCTCGGCCGTCCACTCGTCGGGGACGAGCGCGAAGCGCTTGATGCGCTCTTCCTTCTCGAGGCCCTCGTTGACCTCCTCGACGACCGTCTCGACGTACGCCCGCACCTGCTCGTGCTCGCAGATGGCGGCCCGTTCGGCGGGCAGGTCCACGTCGTACTTCTCGGCCCACTGGCGGACGGCCTCGAAGTTCGGCACGACGAGTGCGCCCACGAACTTCTCGCTGTCGCCGACGACCATCACCTGGTCCACCCGGTCGCTGGTGGCGAAGCGGTCCTCGATGGGACCGGGTGCGATGTTCTTGCCCGTGTCGAGGACGAGAATCTGCTTCAGGCGCTCGTGGAAGACGAGGTAGCCGTCGTCGGTCAGTTCGACGATGTCGCCGGTCCGGAAGTAGCCGTCGTCGGTGAACGCCTCCTCGGTCGCGTCGGGGCGGTTCCAGTACCCACGCGTCACGTTCGAGCCGGAGACGAGCAGTTCGCCCACCTCGCCGCGCGCCCGGCGCTTCTGGTCGTCGGTCAGCACACTCCCGTCGACGCGGACGTCGATGTCGACGAGGGGGACGCCAAGAGTCCCCGCACGGACGTCCTCGGGCGGGTTGACGCTCACCACGGGGGCCGTCTCGGTCAGGCCGTACCCCTCGAGGATGGTCAGGCCCATCCCGTTGAACAGTTCCGCCAGTTCCTTCGAGAGACTGCCGCCCCCGCTGACGAAGAAGTCGATTTCGCCCCCCATCTTCTCGCGCACCCCCGAGAAGACGAGGCGGTCGGCGACGCGGTACTTGGCTTCGAGGGCGAGTCCGGGGTCGTCGGTCCGGTCGTACTCCCGGCCGACGTCGACGGCCCACTCGAAGATGCGCTGTTTCACGTCGGACTCGCTCGCCTGCTCGCGCATGGCGTCGTGGATGCGCTCGTACACCCGCGGGACGCTGGTGACGACGTTCGGCGAGAGCGTCTGGATGTCCTCCGCGACGGTGTCGGCGGACTCGGCGTACCCGACGCAGGACCCGGAGGCGAACGGGAGGAAGTGGCCCGCCGTCCGCTCGAAGACGTGCGCCAGCGGGAGGAACGACATCGTGTTCGTGTGCGCGCCGAGCGTCGGGATATCGGCGGAGCGGTCCGGTCGCGGCCCCATCCGTTTCCGGTTCTGGTTGACGTTCGACCGGAGGTTGTGATGAGTGAGTTCGACGCCCTTGGGCTTGCCCGTCGTCCCCGAGGTGTAGATGAGACTCGCGAGGTCCCCGGGCGAGCGCTCGTCGAGCCACGACTCGTGGGCGGCGGGGTCGAACACCTCCCGACCCCGTTCGTGGAGTTCCCCGAGGGTCAGGACGTCCTCGCGGTCGCCCGTGTCCGCCTCGTCCATCACGACGACAAAGGAGAGGTCGAGGTCGTCCTCGACTTCGAGCACCCGGTCGAGCAACTCGGCGTTTTCCACCACCACGCCTGTCGCGCCCGGGTCCGAGAGGAGATACCTGACCTGCCGGGACGAGGACTCGGTGTACACTGTGGTGACGACCCCGCCGGCCTGCAGGAGGGCGAAGTCGGTCTGTGCCCACTCCATGCGCGTGCTGGCGAAGATACCTACCCGGTCGCCCGCCGTGAGGCCGAGGTCGCGAAAGCCCGCCGCGAGGTGGTGGACGACGTCGCGCATCTCGGCGTAGGTGAGCGTCGCGTACCCCCCGCGCGGGGCGGCGTCGACGACACCCTCCGCGACCAGCGAGCGGTCGTACACGCCACCCTTATAGCGCTGGGCCGGGCGGGCGGCGTTCCGGTCGGCGCTCGCCTCGAACATCCGACCGAGCGTGTCGTCGCCGATGACCTCGTCGGTGTACTCCCGTTCGCGGTCGAGCCACGCCGCCCGAGGGGTAGGTGTCGGTGACATCGTTGTTCGACCAACGATAGTGACACTCATGAACGTTGTTGTATTACGGGTAAAGCGCGGAACTATCGTTTATTCGGGCAGTTCGCCGAGAAAGCGTGGGTGGGGATGCGGCGAGGCCGCGTCAGTCGATGTCGATGGAGGTGCCGGACTCCTCTACGTCTTCGACGGTGGGGAGGTGGACCTCGAGGACGCCGTTGCGGTACGAGGCCGTGATCTCGTCTTCGCGCACCTCGGCGGAAATGCCGATGGACTCGTGGACGTGGCGCGAACGCATGCTCATGCTGTCCTCGCCGGACTCGGACACCTCGTGGCGGGCGCTGATGAACAGGCGGCCGTCGTCGAAGCGGAGGTCGATCTCCTCCTTCTCGAAGCCCGGCATGTCCGCGAGGACGACGTAGCCCGACTCGTCGGTGTCGAGGCTGAGGTTCATGTCACTGTGCATACCCCGGCCGTGGAAGTCGTCGGCCCCACGCCCGAACTGGGGCATCTCGAAGTCACGGTCGCCCCAGTTGCCGATGCCACCGAAGTTGCCCAGCATGGAGCGGCGCATCTGGTCGAACATGCGATCCATCTCGTCGAAGGGGTATCGTCGGTTTGCCATAGTACTCGACGTCCAGTATGGTCGGATTCGATAATAACGATTGCGCGACTGCTGATATCACAGCTCTCAGCGCCGCTACTGAACGACTAACTACAGGTGAACGTCACGCTGCTCGGCACGGCCGGGCCACTCGGCAGCCCCGGTCAGACGCGGTGTCAGTCCCCGTCGGGTGGCACGACGACGACCTCGCCCGTTCCCTCCACGGTCACGGTACAGTCACTGAGAGTGAACGTGACCGACCCCTCCACTCGCGGTGTCCCGTCCGCTTTCGGGCGGAACAGGGAGTCGAGTGCGTCCGGGTCGACGACATCGTACAGTGGTTCGACGGCCGCGGGCGATTCTTCGAGGACCGCACACACCGTCTCGACGATGGTGATGCTGAGCGACCCCGGCGTCGTGAGGTCGTGCGTCGCACAGTACGCATCGCCGCTGTCGGTCGTAACTGGTCTCGGCTGGACGTCATTCCGTGAATCGAGCGTGCTCATTCCCTCTGGCCTCTGCTAGACACTACGAGTACAGATATATGAATGTTTGTCAGACTTGTAATTCAAATTAGTAGGGCGGTATCGGACGGAGCGCGGTTCGATGGCCCCGTCGCGACGGTTCGGGCCGGTCCCTCGCTCGGCGCCCCGTTGCCGGGGAGGAGGATGCTCACTCCCCGGGGAGGTCCCTCGCCTCGACCACGTCCACGGTCCGCGACGCGTCGGCACCGTTCCGTCCCCCTCGGCTCAGGTCGTCCTTCGAGCGAACCGCGCCCGAGTCGGCCCCCCTCCCTCGTGGGGGCCGGACGGCCGCCGCGCACCGCTCGACCGCCCGGTGGGCCCTGACGACGAGGACGAGCGCCCAGAGAACGAGTCTCGTCCCCACGAACACGCCCGCCGTGGCGATTCGCCGCGAGACCGACCTGTTCGTCACCCGTCTGGCGCGCTCCTGGTCCATACGGCATTATTATCAGAGAAATATATAATATTTGGTGAATAGATCCGACGGGTCAGTGTGCGGAATTTTGCCATCGAGATGAAATATTCGGGCGGGAGATTCGCCTCTCGCACGCGGTCTCGGGACGCCGATCCCGTCGCTATCGGTGCGTCGCTCCCGCAACCGACGGGCTCCCGGACCACGGGCCCCTCGTCCAGT
Proteins encoded:
- a CDS encoding HalOD1 output domain-containing protein; translation: MSTLDSRNDVQPRPVTTDSGDAYCATHDLTTPGSLSITIVETVCAVLEESPAAVEPLYDVVDPDALDSLFRPKADGTPRVEGSVTFTLSDCTVTVEGTGEVVVVPPDGD
- a CDS encoding AMP-dependent synthetase/ligase, producing MSPTPTPRAAWLDREREYTDEVIGDDTLGRMFEASADRNAARPAQRYKGGVYDRSLVAEGVVDAAPRGGYATLTYAEMRDVVHHLAAGFRDLGLTAGDRVGIFASTRMEWAQTDFALLQAGGVVTTVYTESSSRQVRYLLSDPGATGVVVENAELLDRVLEVEDDLDLSFVVVMDEADTGDREDVLTLGELHERGREVFDPAAHESWLDERSPGDLASLIYTSGTTGKPKGVELTHHNLRSNVNQNRKRMGPRPDRSADIPTLGAHTNTMSFLPLAHVFERTAGHFLPFASGSCVGYAESADTVAEDIQTLSPNVVTSVPRVYERIHDAMREQASESDVKQRIFEWAVDVGREYDRTDDPGLALEAKYRVADRLVFSGVREKMGGEIDFFVSGGGSLSKELAELFNGMGLTILEGYGLTETAPVVSVNPPEDVRAGTLGVPLVDIDVRVDGSVLTDDQKRRARGEVGELLVSGSNVTRGYWNRPDATEEAFTDDGYFRTGDIVELTDDGYLVFHERLKQILVLDTGKNIAPGPIEDRFATSDRVDQVMVVGDSEKFVGALVVPNFEAVRQWAEKYDVDLPAERAAICEHEQVRAYVETVVEEVNEGLEKEERIKRFALVPDEWTAENDLMTPSMKKKRRNILDRYNDQLADIYGREQSATAD
- a CDS encoding Hsp20/alpha crystallin family protein, whose amino-acid sequence is MANRRYPFDEMDRMFDQMRRSMLGNFGGIGNWGDRDFEMPQFGRGADDFHGRGMHSDMNLSLDTDESGYVVLADMPGFEKEEIDLRFDDGRLFISARHEVSESGEDSMSMRSRHVHESIGISAEVREDEITASYRNGVLEVHLPTVEDVEESGTSIDID